The sequence ACGCCCCGGATGCCTGCGCCGTGTTCACGCAGATACGCGGCCCGGTCTGCCTGCTCCCAGAGGCGGTGGGTGGTGTAGTCGTGCTCCAGAGCCTGCATCACGAAGGGTGTCATCGGGGCCACGATCAGCAGCTCTGGGCGCTCTGGGTGGGCTTGAGTCATGTGGTCTCCTGTGGGTGCTGACCGGGTGAACGGGTGGTCTGACGCTGCACGATCTCGAACCCGACGTCGATCGGTGACGGGGCAACAGGCGGCTGACTGTCCGGCGGGCCGCCCAGCCGCGCCAGCAGCAGGTCGGCAGCGAGTCGACCGATCTCGTGCCGGGGAATTCGCACGGTGGTCAGGGCGGGGTAGAGGTGAGACGCGATTTCTTCATCGGAAAATCCCATGATCGCCAGATCGTCGGGCACACGTAGACCGCGCCGCTGACACTCGAACAGTGCGCCCGCAGCCAGTTCGTCGTTGGCGAAAAACACCGCGTCTGTCTGAGGAAATTCTTCGAGCAGGCCCGCGAGCAGGTCGCGTCCGACAGCCAGACTGCTGGGAAGGTCGCTGCGTCCGATCAGATGGTGGGGCAGGCCCAGCCGCTTGAGCGCTCCCTGAAAGCCCTGGATGCGCCGAACGCTGCGCGGATCGAGGGTGGTCAGGGTTCCGGCGTACGCGATGTTGCGGTAGCCGCAGGCCGCCAGATACGTCACCACGGCCTCACCGACGCGGCTGTGAGAGAAGCCGATGTTCAGGTCGAGCGGCTGAGCCGTGTCGTTGCCATCGGCCAGATCCATGATCTCGACCACCGGAACCCCGGAGGCCCGCAGCAGCCGCACCGTGCGCTCGGAATGGTCGATGCCCGACAGCACGATGGCGCTGGGTCGCCAGCCCAGAAAGACCTCGACCAGCGTTTCTTCCTTCTCGCGGCTGTATTCGGTCGAACCCAGCATCAACTGATAGCCCGCCTGCGGCAGCCGCTCCTGAAGACCTTCCAGAATCTGCACATAAACGCTGTGGTGGAGTGTGGGCACCAGCACCGGTAGCGCCAGTCCCACACCACTCGCCAGCCCGCCTGCCGCCCGGTCCGGGATGTAATTCAGCTCGTCGGCAGACTGAAGCACGCGCTGACGCAGTTCGTCAGACACCATTTCTGGGCGGTTCAGGGCGCGGCTGGCAGTCATGGTCGCCACGCCAGCCAGCCGCGCCACGTCGGTAATCGTCACACGCTGACGCTTTCGACCGGTCATGGGTTTTTCAGATTCGGCTGATCCTTTCACACGACAACCTCGGCAGACAGTGGAGCGGGCGGCAGGACAGCAGCGGCTCCCACAGACTGAGAACGGGGGACCTTAGGGTATGGATACCGTGGCTGACGACTGCCACAGAAACCTGTCAGACAGGAGAGAAAAGCCTGTCAGAACATTCATTTGCGTATTTGACGCCCGGATGTTAGCGTTATCAGAGCAGGAATACAAGTCCCCACAGGAGGCGGCACCATGACCGGGAACACCTGGGTTTTTCCTCGACTTTTTCCTTGGCGTGCTCGAACGTCTTTACACGGGTCCGTCTCGGCGCAGCGGTCAGACGTATGACGCTGTTCGATCTGACAGGACGCCGCGCCCTGATTACAGGGTCCAGTTCGGGCATCGGACTGGAACTGGCACGCGGGCTGGCACAGCACGGAGCAGACG is a genomic window of Deinococcus sp. KNUC1210 containing:
- a CDS encoding LacI family DNA-binding transcriptional regulator produces the protein MTGRKRQRVTITDVARLAGVATMTASRALNRPEMVSDELRQRVLQSADELNYIPDRAAGGLASGVGLALPVLVPTLHHSVYVQILEGLQERLPQAGYQLMLGSTEYSREKEETLVEVFLGWRPSAIVLSGIDHSERTVRLLRASGVPVVEIMDLADGNDTAQPLDLNIGFSHSRVGEAVVTYLAACGYRNIAYAGTLTTLDPRSVRRIQGFQGALKRLGLPHHLIGRSDLPSSLAVGRDLLAGLLEEFPQTDAVFFANDELAAGALFECQRRGLRVPDDLAIMGFSDEEIASHLYPALTTVRIPRHEIGRLAADLLLARLGGPPDSQPPVAPSPIDVGFEIVQRQTTRSPGQHPQETT